TGTTCGGGCTGCCGCCGGTGCGCGAGACGGAAGAGGCGCGGCGGCGCACGCAGATCGCAGCATAACGCCTTTTTGCATGCCCGCGTGGCGCCCCGGGCGCCCCCCTCCCGATCGATCGCAGGCCAGGCGGAAGGGCATTACGCCATGCGCGCGTGGAACAGCTGCCCGCGCTCCACGACGAACACGATGGCCAGCGCGCCCAGCCCGATCGCGAGATAACCCAAGGCGAAGGGGAAGGTCGTGCCGTCGAACGCCTGTCCGATCACCGAGGCGACCAGCACCGCGACGAGGCTGGTGATGAAGCCCTGCACCGAGGATGCGGTGCCGGCTATATGGCCCACCGGCTCCATCGCCATCGCGCCGAAATTGGGGCCGCACAGGCCGACGCAGGTCATGCTCAGCGCCTGGATCGCGAGATAGGTCCACAAGGTTTCGAGCCCCGCCAGGTTGATCGCGACATGGATCAGAGAGAGCAGGATCAGCAGCAGCAGGCCGGTCTGCGAGATCATGCGCGTGCCCAGTCGCTCGACCAGCCGGCTGTTGGCGAACGCCGCCCAGCCCATCGCGAAGGCGCACACGCCGAACAGGATGGCGAAATGGCTGCCCTGGCGAAACACGTCGGTGAAGATCTGCTGCGAGGCGGAAACATAGGCGATGATCGCGCCGAAGGTCAGCCCGCCGGCCAGCGAATAGCCCAGCGAGTAACGGTTCGCGAGCGTCTGGCGATAGGCATCGGTCAGCGAGGCGACCGAGATCGGACGGCGATATTCGGCCTGCAACGTTTCGGGCAGGCGCATCAGCACCCAGGCGAAGACGAGCGCGGCGAAGGTGCCGAGCGCGTAGAAGATGAAGCGCCACGGCCCGAATTCCATCAGCACCTGGCCGATGCTGGGCGCGAGGATCGGCACAAGGAAGAAGATCATCTGCGCCAGCGAGGAGGTGCGTGCCATCTTGCGGCCCGAGTAGCTGTCGCGAATGATCGCAACCGAGAGCACGCGCGATGAGGCCGACATCAGCCCCTGCAGCAGCCGCGCGGCGAGCATCGTGCCGAAGGTGGGCGCAGCGGCGGAGAGGATGCAGGCGCCGACGAAGCCCGCCAGCGTCACCAGCAACACCGGCTTGCGCCCCAATCGGTCGGACAGCGGCCCATAGACGAGCTGGCCGAGCCCGAAGCCGAGCACGTAGATGGTGACGATCCACTGCCGGTGATTGGCGCTGGCGATGCCGAGTTCGTGGCCGATCTCCGGCAGCGCCGGCAGCATCAGATCCACCCCCAGCGCATTGACCGCCATGATCGCGGCGACGAGCGCCACGAATTCTCGGGCATGCATGCCGGGATGGGGCGTGACAGGGGTACTCATGCGGGGTCGCCTATCGCTTATGCGGCATAACCGCCAGCATCTTGGCCGAGCATCTTCAACAGTTCGGGCGACCGCGGCATCGTCGACTGATCGGCAGGTTGGGTGGGCGGCGCCTAATCGCTTCCGGCTGATCGATCGTGCGTGGAAGATCGATTCGATCGGAGCATGGATCACCTGACGCCGACTTATTGCTAACGCCTCGCAATTCTCTTACTGGCGAGTCAGGGATGACGCGAGGGGACTGAGATGAACGGCGCGGCGGTTGCCGGCGACGAGATCGGGCGAATCTATGCAGCGCACGCGCCCTGGCTGCGGCGCTGGCTGCAGCGTCGCACCCGGTGCGGCAACCGCGCGGCGGATCTGGCGCAGGACACGTTCTGCCGGCTGCTCGAAGGCTTCGACGGCGACGCCATCCGCGACATGCGCAATTATCTGGCCGTCATCGCCAGACGGCTGCTGATCGATGACATCCGTCACCGCGAGGTGGAGCGTGCCTTCCTGATCGCGCAGGCCGAGATCGGCGGCGGCGTCGACGAGATGACGCCGGACCGGATCGCCGAGGCGGTGCAACTGCTCGATGCGCTCGCGCTGCTGCTCGGGCAATTGGCGCCGGAGGTGCGCGAGGCGTTTCTGCTGCGCCGGCTGGACGGGCTGAGCCATCGCGAAATCGCCGCGCGGCTGGGCATTTCGGACCGCACCGTCAAACGCCACGTCGCCCGCGCCTATGCCACCTGCTACGCGCTGGCCTATCCCGACTGATGGTCGACGCCCACCGCCTTCGCCCGACGCCGGATATCGTGCGCCGCGCCGCCGAATGGGCGGCCGAGCTCGACGATGCGCGCGTGGCGGCGGCGCGGCGCGATGCCTGCGAGGCCTGGTGCGCCGAGGACCAGCGCCACCGGCTGGCATTCGACCGGATGCGGCTGATCGGCGGCCGCTTCGAGGGGCTCGATCCCGTCGGCCGCAACGCGCTGGCGCGGGTCGGCCGGGCGACGACGCATGGAAAGCGCGCGGCGGGCGGCCTGCTCGCCATCGCGCTGCTCGCGGTCGGCGGCGGCTGGCTGGCGATGCAGAGCTTCACATTGCGCAGCCTGCTCCCCGATCACCGCACCGCGCCGGGCGAGCAACGACCTGTCATATTGGCGGACGGATCGCGGCTCGATCTCGACACCGGCACTGCGGTCAGCCTGCGCGAGAGCGGATCCGCGCGGCGGATCGACCTCTATGAGGGCCGGTTGATGGCAGAGGTCATGCGTGACCGCGACCGCCCCTTCACGATCGTAACGCATGACGGCACCGCGACCGCGCTCGGCACGCGCTTCAGCGTCCGGCGCGAGGGCCGGGCCACGATCGTGACGGTGATCGAATCGCGCGTCCGGGTCTGCCCTGGCGCGGAAACCGGCGGGCCGAACTGCCGTGACCTCGGCGCGGGCGAGCGCGCGCTGATCAGGAGGGGCGCGGTACGGCGCATGGCTCCGGTGGGTGTCGAACAGGCCTCGGCATGGACCAAGGGCTGGCTTGAGGCGGACGACATGCCGATCGCCGAAGCGCTCGCCGAGCTCAACCGCTATCGCACGCGACCCGCGCGCATCGCCTCCACCACTTCCCGCGACATCCGCATCACCGGCAGCTTCTCGCTGACCGACAGCGACGCCTCGCTGCGCGCGATCGCCGCGACCAACGGGCTGATCGTGACGCCGACAGCGGATGGCGTGGTGCTGCACCGCGCGCACTGAACATTTTTTCGCAACGGCTGTCCCGATCGGCAACATTCGCCCGTCCCACCGGCGAACGACACATCGATCGGGGGTTACCATGGCATCCAATTTCGCGGCCTCGCTGGCCGTACTCGCCCAGGCGCTGGCCTTGTCCGGCGCGATTCTGCCTGCCACCGCCATCGCGCAATCGCACGCGACGCGCCGGTTCGACGTGCCGGCGGGGCCGCTGGGTTCGGCCATCGCCCGCCTCGGCCGCCAGGCCGGGCTGGTCGTCGCGGTCGATCCCGCGCTGGTCCGCGGCAAGCGCAGCGCGGCGCTCAGCGGCGATTTCACCGCCTCGGCGGCGCTCGACCGCCTGCTGACACCTGCCGGGTTGCAGGCCGCGCCCGATGGTGATGGCGGCTATCGCGTCTCCGCGCGCGCCGCGCCCGCCGCGCCGCGTGCGCAACCGCGCAGGCCGCTGGCGAGCAGCGCGCCGATCGGCACGCCGATCGTGGCGGAGGATGATGGCGGCGCGGACAGCCAGATCGTCGTCGTCGGCGCGCTGACCGACGTCGAGATCGACGAGGACCAGATCGAGTTTCGCCAGGCCGCGAGCCTGACCGACCTGTTCCGGCAGGTGCCCTCGGTCGCGGTCGGCGGATCGCTGGGGATCGCCCAGAAGATCTATGTGCGCGGCCTCGAGGACAATATGCTCAACGTCACGGTGGATGGCGCGCCGCAGCGCGGCACCCTGTTCCACCATATCGGCCGCGTCTCGATCGAGCCGGAACTGCTCAAGACGGTCGACGTGAAGGCCGGTGCCGGCGAATCGACATTGGGCTTCGGCGCGATCGGCGGCGCAATCCGCTTCCGCACGCGCGATGCCGACGATCTGCTGGCGCCCGGCAAGTCCGTGGGCGGCATGGCCAAGGCGGGCTGGTTCTCCAACGACGGCTACAAGCTCAGCGCCACGCTCTATGCGCGGCTGGTGGGCGACATCGGCGTGGTCGGATCCTACACCTATGTCGACCGCAGCAATATGGAGGACGGATCGGGCCGCGAACTGCTCGGCACGGCGGCGAAGCAGGAACTCGGCTTCGTCAAGGTCGGCGGCGACCTTGGTGGCAGCCACCGCATCTCGCTGAGCTATGAGCAGCGCAATGAGGAAGCGGCGTTCGGCCAGCGCCCCAACTGGCCGGTGCTCGTCGGCGATCCGCTTTTCCCCGCCGAGGGCAAGCGCCAGACCGCGACGCTCAACTATGGCTTCGCCGCCGGTGACGGCATCGATCTGGAAGCCACCGCCTATTGGACGCGATCGCGCTTCGAGCAGGATCGCTTCGATCGCTGGGGTCGCTATGGCGCCGCGATCCGCTCCGCCGGGTTCGACGCGCGCGCCCGCTTCCGCCAGGCCGGGCATGACCTGATCGTCGGCGCCGAATATCGCAGCGACAAGGTGGTCAGCCGCTATCTGGACGATGCGAGCGTCTGGGGGCCATGGGCGTGGGATCCGGCGATTGGCCGCTTCGAGGAGCGCGGCAGCGTGTTCGGCCTCTATGCGCAGGATCATTGGCGCGTCGCCGATCCGCTGACGCTCAGCTATGGCCTGCGCTATGACGGTTATGACCTCAAGCAGGTCACCTACGCCACCGGCACCGACAGCGACGGGGTGAGCTGGAACGCCGGCCTTCGCTACGAACCGATCGACGGCCTGGCGCTTCACGCCAGCTTCGCCGAGGCGTTTCGCGGCAAGGAGATCGGCGACGCCTTCACCTTGGAAACGCGCCCCGGCCGCATCGCGCTGGCGCCCGACCTCCAGCCCGAGCGCGTCGACAATTATGAGGTGGGCGCCTCGTTCGACCGCGACGGTTTCCGTGCCTCGGCGGTCTATTACCACATGGCCATCGACGATGTGATCCTCGACCAGATCGGCAGCGGGCCCGCCCCGCAGGCGGCGAATTATTTCGAGAATGTCGGCCGCTTCAAGGCGAACGGCGTGGAAGTGCGCGCCGGCTATTCGAGCGGGCCCTTCTCGGTCGACGCCTATTACAACCACTACCGATCGCGGCTGAACGGCGACCAGATCGAGGGCTATGAGCATATCGGCCTCGGCACCTCGGTGGGCGACAACTGGAACGTCACCGCCGGCTATCGGCCGCTGCCGACGCTGGGGTTCGAGGTGAGCGTCAACCATTATGACGACCTCAACGATATCGAGGTGCTCCAGCGCAATGTCGAGATCGGCTGGGCGCCGACCACGCAGTTCGTGGACAAGCCCGGCTACACCGTGATCGACCTGTTCGCGCGCTGGCAGCCGCTGGGCGACGAACGGCTGACCCTGCTGGCCGGCGTCTACAACCTGTTCGACGTCACCTACCGCGCGCATGCCAGCGTGGCGGATTATACCGCGATCCCCGATTTCGAGGGCGTGGTCGGCGTGCGCGAGCCAGGGCGGGATATCAGGCTGACGGCGGCAGTACGGTTCTGATGCGGACACGCGGTCGCGCGATGCAACGCGCACGGTGGGGCCTTCGGCTGTGGCACCGCGGCTTCGGCATCGGCGCCGGTCTCTGGCTGCTGCTGCTCGCCCTCACCGGCACGGCGATCGCCTTCTACGACGAACTCGACCGCGCGCTGGTGCCCGAACTGCGCACGATCCCGGGGGAGTTCACCGCCCTGCCCCGCGTCGATCTCGCGCTCGCCACCGCGCAGGTGCGCCATCCCGGCTTCGTGCCGCGCCACATCGATCTGCCCAACCGTCCCCGCGACAGCATCATGATCATCGGCAGCGAGAACGGCCAGGCGGCTCAACTCTTCTCCGATCCGCGCGACGGCGCCATGCTCGGCTTGCGGTCAAGCGGCAGCTTCGCGTTCGACCGGCGCCATTTGATGGACACGCTCTACGCGCTGCACATGGATCTGCTGCTTGGTCCGACAATGGCGTGGGTCCTCGGGTTGGTTGCCCTGCTTTGGGCAATCGACCATGTTCCGGCCGCCATCCTCGCCATTCCCCGCCTCGCGCGCTGGTGGCGGGCACTGCGGGTGAAGCCGCGCGGGCGGCGGGCGCTGTATGACCGCCATCGCGCGCCGGGTCTGTGGCTGATGCCGGTCACATTGATGCTCGCGGTCAGCGGCTTGTGCCTGTCATGGCAGGAGGAGACGCGCGCGGTCGTCTCGCTGGTTTCGCCCGTATCCGAACGGCTGCACTATGATTTCCCCGACGCCCCGGTGCCCTCCCGGCCGATCGGCGTCGATCGCGCGCTCGCCCGAGTCCGCGGAGCTGGTGTGTGGCGCGTCGACAGCGTGCAGATCCTGCCCGCCAAGGCGGTCTATGCCGTGCGGGCGTTCGACGAGCGCGACCTCGACGGCATCGGCCGCCGCTGGATCTACGTCGCGATGGCCGATGGCCGCATCCTCGCCGAGCGCCACGACAATGGCAGCAGCGCCGGCGATGCCTTCTTTGCGTGGCAGTATCCGCTGCATTCGGGAAAGGCGTTGGGGTTGGCCGGCCGTGCGCTCATCTGCATTGCCGGGCTGGTCACGGCTTCGCTGTGCCTCACCGGAATCGCGCTTCTGCTGCTCCGGACGAGCCGCTGATCGCGGCGGCGGACAAACAACCGGGTGGCGTTCAGCGCATCATAGGGGCGGCATAGGGTGGGCAGCGGCCGAGCGGCCGCCTGCCCGTTCCGGAAACGCGATGAAGCGCCATCGCGGGACGGGCTGACAATGCTTTGATCGATCTGGCATAATGGCCCGTCGGAATGCCGTCCGGATCGGACGCGGCTGGCGGGGGTAACAGGGGAGGCAGTTGAGCGATCCCATGCGCGCACCCGTAGCTGCGCATGCGACGAGGCGGAGTGACGGATGACCGATGTTGCGATCGCATTGAACCGGTTCGGGCTGGGCGCACGCCCCTCGGACGCCGCGCCTGCCGATCCGCGTGCCTTTCTGCTCGACCAGTTCGATCGCTATCGTCCGCGCCCGCCCGCCATCGCCGCGGTGCCGCCGCGCGCCGAGGTGGCGGGCCGGTTGGCGGATTTCCTCGCCGACCGGCGCGAGATGAACGAAGCGGCGCGCAAGGCGCAGCGGGCAGCGGCGGGCGATGCCGCCAAACCCGGCGTGGCGCCCCGGGCGAAACCCGCCGCGATGCCGCCCGCCGGCGCCAACGCGGCGGCGGGCGATGCGCGGCTCGACATGCGCGCCGATCACCTCGCGATGGTGGCGGCACGCACCGATCAGGCGCTGGGCGCCGAGGCACCCTTCGTCGAGCGGCTCGTCCATTTCTGGGCGAACCATTTCGCGATCTCGGTCGACAAGTTCGCGGTGATCGGGCTCGGCGGGCTGCTCGAATTCGAAGCGATCCGCCCGCACGTGCTGGGCCGGTTCGGCGACATGCTGATCGCGGTCGAGAGCCACCCCGCGATGCTGCTCTATCTCGATCAGGCGCAATCGATCGGGCCCGAGAGCGCGATCGGTGCCCGCATCGGCGCGCGGGGCAAGCGCAACGCGGGGCTCAACGAGAATCTGGCGCGCGAGATTCTGGAACTGCACACGCTGGGCGTCCGCACCAGCTATGATCAGGCCGACGTCACCGAATTCGCCCGCGCGCTGACCGGCCGTACGGTGCCGCGGCTCACGCGCGTGCCGGGCATCGACCGGTTGGGGCTCGACAGCCGTCCGGCGGGCGAAACCCTGTTCGTACCCGAGATTCACGAACCCGGCCCGCGGCGCATCATGGGCAAGGCCTATGCGCAGGAGGGGGCGGCGCAGGCCGATGCGGTGCTCGCCGACCTTGCCGTGCATCCGGCAACCGCGCGCCACATCGCCACCAAGCTCGCCCGGCATTTCGCCGGGGACGATCCATCGCCCGCGCTGGTCGGACGCCTCGAACGCGCCTTCCTCACCAGCGGGGGCGATCTGCCGACCGTCTATCGCGCGCTGGTGGAGGCGCCCGAGGCGTGGGCGCCCGCCCCCGTCCGCTTCAAGACCCCGTGGGACTGGTATGTCTCCGCGTTGCGCGCGGCGGGCACGCGCGAGGCCGCCGGGCAGGCGACCGTGGGGCTGCTCACCCAGCTCGGCCAGCCTGTGTGGCGGCCGGGATCGCCGGCGGGCTATGACGATATCGACGCGAGCTGGCTCGGGCCCGACGCGCTCTCGCGGCGCGTCGCCGTGGCGGAACGGCTGGCGGCGCGCACGCCGCCCGCGGTCGACGCGCGGACATTGGCGCCGCGGCTGATGCCGGGGCCGATCCGCCCCGCCACCAGCGAAGCGATCGCGCGCGCCGAAGGCCCCGCACAGGCGTTTGCCCTGATGCTGGTCTCGCCCGAATTCCTGAGGAGATAAGCATGAGCATGATCACCCGTCGCGCGCTGATCGCCGCGGGAGCCGCGGGCGGGCTCGGCTACGCCCTGCTGCCCGGCTTCAGCGTTGCCGCCGCGGCGACCGACCAGCGCTTCATCTTCATCATCATGCGGGGCGCCGCCGACGGCCTCTCGATCGTCGCGCCCACGGGCGATCCCGATTTCGCCGCGGCGCGCGGGGGCCGCAACGTCGATTCGACGGGCGGCGCCCGGCTCGATCCGATGTTCACGTTGCACCCGTCGCTGGTCGAGATGGGCAAGCTTTACCAGGCAAACGAGGCGCTGTTCGTCCATGCCGTCGCCTCGCCCTATCGCGATCGATCGCATTTCGATGGCCAGAACGTGCTCGAGACCGGCGGAGAATCGCCCTATGTGCTCAAGGACGGCTGGCTGAACCGCATGCTCGCGCTGCTGCCCGTCGACGAATCGCGCGCCCTGGCGATCGCCCCGGCGGTGCCGATGGCGCTGCGCGGCCCGCGGCCGGTGGAGACCTATGCGGCAGGGCCGCAACCGCGCGTGACCGACGACCTGCTGGCGCGTGTCGGCCGGATGTATCAGGGCGATGCCGAACTGGACGAGGTCTGGGCGCGTGCACAATCGACGCGTGCGCTGGCGGGCGACCTTGGTGCCGACGCCGGGCGCAACGCGATCGCGCTGGGCGCGCTTGCCGGCAAGCTGCTCGGCGCCGAATCGGGGCCGCGAATCGCGATGATCGAGACGGGCGGCTGGGACACGCATGTCTCGCAGCGTTCGCGCCTCGAGGGGCAACTCAAGGGACTCGATGGCATGATCGCCGCGCTGCGCACCGGGCTCGGCCCCGCCTGGCGTCGGACGACGGTGCTGGTGGCGACCGAGTTCGGCCGCACCGTCGCGATCAACGGCACCGGCGGCACCGATCATGGCACGGCGTCGGTCGCGATGCTGCTGGGCGGCGCCGTGAAGGGCGGCCGGGTCATCGCCGACTGGCCGGGGCTCAAGCCGGCGGCGCTCTATGAAGGGCGCGATCTCAAGCCGACCGAATCGCTGCACGGCGTGATCGCCGGCGCGGTGGCGGGCCATTTCGGGCTTGAGCCGAAGCGCGTCGTCGCCGGGCTGTTCCCGGGATCGCCTGCGAGCGCGACCGAGGGGCTCGCTCGGGCGTAAGCCCACGCTTCGCGCCCGCTGGCGGACGGATCGGATGCCGAAACGCGAACGGCCCGCCAGCCTGTGCCGAAGCACGTGCTGGCGGGCCGTACGATGCGCCCAGCCGTAAAGCGGCCAGACGAGTGCGGCTTAGCGCGAAGCGATTTCCTCGCTGCTCGCGTCGGCGACGCGGAACGAAACCGGCATGCCGCCCGAAACGCCCGAAACGCGGCCGTTGTTGACGGTCAGCGAGAAGCGCTTGCCGTCGGGATAGCGGCGGCCATTGATCATGGTGCGCTCGCCCTTGGTCGAGACGGTGTAGACATAGGTCATACCGTCGCGCTCGAACGACTTGGACGGAGCGGCGGGCTCCGCCGAAGCGACGGTG
The window above is part of the Sphingomonas sanxanigenens DSM 19645 = NX02 genome. Proteins encoded here:
- a CDS encoding sigma-70 family RNA polymerase sigma factor, whose product is MNGAAVAGDEIGRIYAAHAPWLRRWLQRRTRCGNRAADLAQDTFCRLLEGFDGDAIRDMRNYLAVIARRLLIDDIRHREVERAFLIAQAEIGGGVDEMTPDRIAEAVQLLDALALLLGQLAPEVREAFLLRRLDGLSHREIAARLGISDRTVKRHVARAYATCYALAYPD
- a CDS encoding DUF1501 domain-containing protein, which codes for MITRRALIAAGAAGGLGYALLPGFSVAAAATDQRFIFIIMRGAADGLSIVAPTGDPDFAAARGGRNVDSTGGARLDPMFTLHPSLVEMGKLYQANEALFVHAVASPYRDRSHFDGQNVLETGGESPYVLKDGWLNRMLALLPVDESRALAIAPAVPMALRGPRPVETYAAGPQPRVTDDLLARVGRMYQGDAELDEVWARAQSTRALAGDLGADAGRNAIALGALAGKLLGAESGPRIAMIETGGWDTHVSQRSRLEGQLKGLDGMIAALRTGLGPAWRRTTVLVATEFGRTVAINGTGGTDHGTASVAMLLGGAVKGGRVIADWPGLKPAALYEGRDLKPTESLHGVIAGAVAGHFGLEPKRVVAGLFPGSPASATEGLARA
- a CDS encoding DUF1800 domain-containing protein codes for the protein MTDVAIALNRFGLGARPSDAAPADPRAFLLDQFDRYRPRPPAIAAVPPRAEVAGRLADFLADRREMNEAARKAQRAAAGDAAKPGVAPRAKPAAMPPAGANAAAGDARLDMRADHLAMVAARTDQALGAEAPFVERLVHFWANHFAISVDKFAVIGLGGLLEFEAIRPHVLGRFGDMLIAVESHPAMLLYLDQAQSIGPESAIGARIGARGKRNAGLNENLAREILELHTLGVRTSYDQADVTEFARALTGRTVPRLTRVPGIDRLGLDSRPAGETLFVPEIHEPGPRRIMGKAYAQEGAAQADAVLADLAVHPATARHIATKLARHFAGDDPSPALVGRLERAFLTSGGDLPTVYRALVEAPEAWAPAPVRFKTPWDWYVSALRAAGTREAAGQATVGLLTQLGQPVWRPGSPAGYDDIDASWLGPDALSRRVAVAERLAARTPPAVDARTLAPRLMPGPIRPATSEAIARAEGPAQAFALMLVSPEFLRR
- a CDS encoding multidrug effflux MFS transporter yields the protein MSTPVTPHPGMHAREFVALVAAIMAVNALGVDLMLPALPEIGHELGIASANHRQWIVTIYVLGFGLGQLVYGPLSDRLGRKPVLLVTLAGFVGACILSAAAPTFGTMLAARLLQGLMSASSRVLSVAIIRDSYSGRKMARTSSLAQMIFFLVPILAPSIGQVLMEFGPWRFIFYALGTFAALVFAWVLMRLPETLQAEYRRPISVASLTDAYRQTLANRYSLGYSLAGGLTFGAIIAYVSASQQIFTDVFRQGSHFAILFGVCAFAMGWAAFANSRLVERLGTRMISQTGLLLLILLSLIHVAINLAGLETLWTYLAIQALSMTCVGLCGPNFGAMAMEPVGHIAGTASSVQGFITSLVAVLVASVIGQAFDGTTFPFALGYLAIGLGALAIVFVVERGQLFHARMA
- a CDS encoding PepSY-associated TM helix domain-containing protein, with protein sequence MQRARWGLRLWHRGFGIGAGLWLLLLALTGTAIAFYDELDRALVPELRTIPGEFTALPRVDLALATAQVRHPGFVPRHIDLPNRPRDSIMIIGSENGQAAQLFSDPRDGAMLGLRSSGSFAFDRRHLMDTLYALHMDLLLGPTMAWVLGLVALLWAIDHVPAAILAIPRLARWWRALRVKPRGRRALYDRHRAPGLWLMPVTLMLAVSGLCLSWQEETRAVVSLVSPVSERLHYDFPDAPVPSRPIGVDRALARVRGAGVWRVDSVQILPAKAVYAVRAFDERDLDGIGRRWIYVAMADGRILAERHDNGSSAGDAFFAWQYPLHSGKALGLAGRALICIAGLVTASLCLTGIALLLLRTSR
- a CDS encoding FecR family protein, producing the protein MVDAHRLRPTPDIVRRAAEWAAELDDARVAAARRDACEAWCAEDQRHRLAFDRMRLIGGRFEGLDPVGRNALARVGRATTHGKRAAGGLLAIALLAVGGGWLAMQSFTLRSLLPDHRTAPGEQRPVILADGSRLDLDTGTAVSLRESGSARRIDLYEGRLMAEVMRDRDRPFTIVTHDGTATALGTRFSVRREGRATIVTVIESRVRVCPGAETGGPNCRDLGAGERALIRRGAVRRMAPVGVEQASAWTKGWLEADDMPIAEALAELNRYRTRPARIASTTSRDIRITGSFSLTDSDASLRAIAATNGLIVTPTADGVVLHRAH
- a CDS encoding TonB-dependent receptor, producing the protein MASNFAASLAVLAQALALSGAILPATAIAQSHATRRFDVPAGPLGSAIARLGRQAGLVVAVDPALVRGKRSAALSGDFTASAALDRLLTPAGLQAAPDGDGGYRVSARAAPAAPRAQPRRPLASSAPIGTPIVAEDDGGADSQIVVVGALTDVEIDEDQIEFRQAASLTDLFRQVPSVAVGGSLGIAQKIYVRGLEDNMLNVTVDGAPQRGTLFHHIGRVSIEPELLKTVDVKAGAGESTLGFGAIGGAIRFRTRDADDLLAPGKSVGGMAKAGWFSNDGYKLSATLYARLVGDIGVVGSYTYVDRSNMEDGSGRELLGTAAKQELGFVKVGGDLGGSHRISLSYEQRNEEAAFGQRPNWPVLVGDPLFPAEGKRQTATLNYGFAAGDGIDLEATAYWTRSRFEQDRFDRWGRYGAAIRSAGFDARARFRQAGHDLIVGAEYRSDKVVSRYLDDASVWGPWAWDPAIGRFEERGSVFGLYAQDHWRVADPLTLSYGLRYDGYDLKQVTYATGTDSDGVSWNAGLRYEPIDGLALHASFAEAFRGKEIGDAFTLETRPGRIALAPDLQPERVDNYEVGASFDRDGFRASAVYYHMAIDDVILDQIGSGPAPQAANYFENVGRFKANGVEVRAGYSSGPFSVDAYYNHYRSRLNGDQIEGYEHIGLGTSVGDNWNVTAGYRPLPTLGFEVSVNHYDDLNDIEVLQRNVEIGWAPTTQFVDKPGYTVIDLFARWQPLGDERLTLLAGVYNLFDVTYRAHASVADYTAIPDFEGVVGVREPGRDIRLTAAVRF